A stretch of the Pseudomonadota bacterium genome encodes the following:
- a CDS encoding carbohydrate ABC transporter permease, protein MRRAGDAAFGLLVLVALLSLLLPFAVVVSTSLKAPGELLQRAQDGEMPSLLPRSLFIDTIALRVRGPSSTARAAQRTLRDRLEALRAETRVDHWSAVIGETGEGEVSVSYDRRLVGPADVQRLVTDAGLSFTQPEPPRPWPVLTSYVRVFTQNPFHLYLLNSAVVATLTTLLCLLVGGTCAYALARLRFPMRDAVLSLLLAVSMFPPIAVVSPLFLILKKAHLLNTHAALVIPYTAFGLPLTVWTLTGFFRDLPLELEEAARVDGCSRLRTFVEIFLPLAGPGVFTCAILVFIFAWNEFLFALLFVTRDAMRTVTVGITMYPGQFDTPWGTIFAAATIVTLPLIGVVFALQRRIIEGLTAGAVKG, encoded by the coding sequence ATGAGGCGCGCGGGGGACGCGGCCTTCGGCCTGCTCGTGCTCGTGGCGCTGCTCTCGCTGCTGCTGCCCTTTGCGGTGGTGGTGAGCACGTCGCTCAAAGCGCCGGGAGAGCTGCTGCAGAGAGCCCAGGACGGGGAGATGCCCTCGCTGCTCCCGCGCAGCCTCTTCATCGATACGATTGCGCTGCGCGTGCGCGGGCCGTCTTCGACAGCCCGGGCGGCGCAGCGAACCCTACGAGACCGTCTCGAGGCCCTGCGCGCAGAGACGCGGGTCGACCACTGGTCTGCGGTCATCGGCGAGACGGGCGAGGGGGAGGTGAGCGTGTCGTACGATCGACGGCTCGTCGGCCCGGCGGATGTGCAGCGGCTGGTCACCGATGCAGGCCTCTCGTTCACGCAGCCCGAGCCACCTCGACCCTGGCCCGTGCTGACGAGCTACGTCCGCGTGTTCACCCAGAACCCCTTCCATCTCTATCTGCTCAACAGCGCCGTGGTCGCCACGCTCACCACCCTGCTCTGCCTTCTCGTGGGGGGGACCTGCGCATACGCGCTGGCGCGCCTGCGCTTTCCGATGCGCGACGCGGTGCTGTCGCTGCTGCTGGCGGTGTCGATGTTCCCCCCCATCGCCGTGGTGAGCCCGCTCTTCCTCATCTTGAAGAAGGCGCATCTGCTCAACACCCATGCCGCGCTGGTGATTCCCTACACCGCCTTCGGTCTTCCCCTCACGGTGTGGACGCTCACCGGATTCTTCCGCGATCTGCCCCTCGAGCTCGAGGAGGCGGCGCGCGTCGACGGCTGCTCGCGCCTGCGCACGTTCGTCGAGATCTTCCTGCCGCTTGCCGGGCCCGGCGTCTTCACCTGCGCGATACTCGTGTTCATCTTTGCGTGGAACGAGTTCCTCTTCGCGCTGCTCTTCGTGACACGTGACGCCATGCGTACGGTCACGGTGGGCATCACGATGTATCCCGGTCAGTTCGACACCCCCTGGGGAACCATCTTTGCCGCGGCAACCATCGTCACGCTTCCCCTCATCGGCGTGGTGTTCGCGCTCCAGCGGCGCATCATTGAAGGCCTGACCGCGGGAGCGGTGAAAGGATGA